The sequence below is a genomic window from Tubulanus polymorphus chromosome 1, tnTubPoly1.2, whole genome shotgun sequence.
aaattttaagatatcttgcctagttttttttctatggcactttaactgcagcgcgtgtattgtcattccgagattcggcgctgttttctttgcgtgtatttcagtatatgggtgttattttttcacttttactacacttgtctctacggaaaatggttttaattgttggtacgagtatcaggttttaATATTACGTCATTTATGCAATATAATAGATCGAAGACATTAGAGATGTTGGAGTTAAAGGGATTTTTTTACCAGTTTTAGCAGCGAGACTGAACGGCATTTTGATCACGTATTCGAAGTTGCGCGCGGGAAGAGAATATATGGGCCTATATTGAGatggaagaagaaaagaaatataacacacaaaatcgagtatgatgaccatttaaatcagtagtctatcaataaatttacataaaaatctactgaaattaGATGGATGGAGAAGTGGTCAAAAAGCTGGACAAATGGGTTGGGGCAaatattcagctactttctatgaatactttctattaagtacacacaagattgattagattgggaagaaaatataggaaaacGTTTTCTTGCTTTGGTGGTGACATATCAAGTATCAAGTCCTAATGTCAGACACCggtgataaaaagtaaaaagtgacatctaccatcacaaaaacgcaagaagtgtgtggattgcatttacaacaaaagagtgatattttgggttttcttGGGTGCATGTACGTAAGCCTCTGCCTGCTGTAAAAGCGGCTACCAATACAGCCATTACGAACTAGCGCCGGAGAacggaatacagtattaatgccgtaatattaaaacctgatactcgtaccaacaattaaaaccattttccgtagagacaagtgtagtaaaaatgaaaaaataacgcccatatactgaaatacacgcaaagaaaacagcgccgaatctcggaatgacaatacacgtgctgcagttaaagtgccataggaaaaaaactaggcaagatatcttaaaatttcaaagttcacctgaaagggggcatttatgcgcacagttcttgaaatgcttggattttttagaaaattatttctgaaaataacgaacttcaaagttcagtacccttgatttctatgcgcacgaaaaaactgaccaccgatttttatattgctctcatgtcgcattgttgtaaatttgagaaatgatttttacataactgatactagagattcacgcggtttgaatgttgctgaagttgtcaaaatccatccatggacagatgaaatatgatacaacacgcatcacggatagtttttaaaaaagagaaaaaaatgacccaacaatacgggacataagtaccctaacaaaatggcggctagcaactgtaaaatggtttattacgaacttttgaatAAGATGAGCAATAATCTACGTTGAATTATCGAGAATACGGTATCGATGTTTATacagagatatgaacgaaataaaaaaaagtaaaCCAGTGAAAAATATGgagaaaaaattcaacaatgcggaccAAGCGAGTAGACAGTTTCAACTATAGTAAAACCATTAAagcgcggccccctgcgcacttATCCAGCATAAGATAGTATTCAAACTATagtaaaacaattaaaacgcggccccctgcgcacatATCCAACAAGGTTTTTGGAGAAActgtatactaaatattttatgctaaatctttcttttttcttatACTTCCTGATCAGATCGATTGAGGATTTCACGGATTGCTTGATAACAATTGTGTGTAAATATTCACAAAAGGCATACAgttgattgaaataaaacagCTTACCTGATTTCTCTCTGAGTTTTCCATTTCAAAATCCATTTTCCATCTCGAATCAAATATTCCACAAAAAAATCGTGAGCGTGCACGCACGTGAGTGGGAAGTGTGGTGGGTTAGAAGAAATTCACGTTTAAATAACAGGGTGCAGACGGTGGGTGGAGATTGTCCAACGTCTGTCAATGGCCAGACACACTTCGCTGATCTCAGTGACATCGCGAGTCTGTAGTTAGTGTGTCGGGAATAAACATAGTAAATTAGATAGTGGTGAGGTAGAAATTAGCAATCCGAAATTTTAACACCAACATATAGACAGCCATCTTTGGACTAGACTTTTATCTTTTATCTAATGTcagtaaaatgaaaattctacTATGTAAACGTGTCACAATTAGTGTTTGCGGATTTATTATGAGCTGCAATGAAACTTCGCAACTCCTAATTTAATCCACTAAGGACTTAGTTTAAAACTTAAACGTGTCACATGATTGTTGTGTAATATGTATATAGAAATGTATAGGCAAAGGCAAAAcaaacgcggccccctgcgcgcctctccagcagcagcagcagcagcagcagcagcagcagatagATAAAAATTCACGAGGCCCCCTGCGCGCCtctccagcagcagcagcagcagcagcagcagcagcagcagcagcagcagcagcagcagcagcagcagatagataaaaattcacgcggccccctgcgcgcctctccagcagcagcagcagcagcagcagcagatagataaaaattcacgcggccccctgcgcgcctctccagcagcagcagcagatagATAAAAATTCGTAGATTCGGCGgagtattttgataaataatatatacTCTGTATACTGTTCTTAGTGTACCATTTTATGCGCATCTCGATGGTAAAATCATAAACTGGTTGATGGTGGTTATGCATTTGATTAATTGGTAGAAGTAGGAGTAGTTTCATATCGCATACtactatgtatatgtattgCCGTTTCGTAAATAATATCGTGTGGTTTTCACTTTATTAAAGCGGCCCCCTGCGCGCGGCCTCCTGCGCACGGCCCCGTGCGCACTCTGCAGTTTGATATGACTCACTCATTcaacaaaattaatttacttccgcgtttgaAATTTGTTGATAAAGGGCTGCTCCAACTAAAGTACATACGCAACACGTCCGGCCAAAAGAAGGTTAGCTCCAAAAAACATGGGAGGTGCGATACTCGATGTGCAACGTCGCGATACGGCCCGCGCCGGCCGGGACCGCACCATCAAATCCGCCCGttacttttctaattacttcaCCGCGGAAAACTTATCTCTTTAGTCAACATCAGAAAAAGCATATATTTAGACCACgcatattctttattttcaaatcaaacacCGCCAACCCCGCATCAAAATTCAGCTCAAAACACTTAAACGATCTGTGGCGCCCTTTTCCCACATCATTCaagcaaacaaaatttaaatcGTAAACTCAGATATCTCACATCCgcctacaatgatttccaTCAATGTAATAACCCTAATTGTTATAATTGCTCACTCTCCTGAACCCTAGCTTACTCAAAACTCtcctgaaattatcaaaaatcatcaaGCTCTCATTTCCTTTCCCTTTGCTTCTTCATTTTCCCTTTTGTTTTTTTCCCTGGGTGCTAGCGACAGCGGCCTAAAGGCTTTGCTTGGCCCACACTTAAAGATTCTGTTCTCTCTTACTCTTTTTATAATTgtgcttttttaaaaattgtaaattgtattgtttgtttttctctCAACCTGTGTACATAGCCTGTCATGCTTtgtgtgaaataaatttgaacttgaacttgaaacGCGGGAACGGCGATCGGGTCGTCGGATCCAGCCCCGGCAATTACATTTCTCGTATcagaataaatatttcaaaggTGATTCAGCGTTAAGTCTTCCTCATTACATATACTGCATCTCCAACGCAAATCTTCCCAGGATGTGAAATCAATTGAAGTAAACTCCCAAATACTGCATATTTTTCCACTGGGTCCAAACGATATCTGAAACAGTCAGAAATCATCTTAGCGGTTAATTCAATCTCTACAATAATCAACCAATGCATGGACTTACTCTAGTAAAGTTTTCAGTGGTTGGTTGCTGCGATTTTTTAACCCGGTCTCTGGATCTACGTTAATCATAATACACCTACAATTCAAGAAATTACTCAAATGTGATGTGACCACTCGTCCTCTTAAAGCCATTTTTGGATCACTTAACCCTCTGCACGCCGCTTGACGCCCCCACCGTTAGCCCTCCCTAGTGTGAGGCACTGGATTAGTCCTCTAATCGATTCTGTAACGAAGGTACCTTAAACAGGAATCTATCCGTTGAAAATGGACCTTGCCAATGATGACCTCGTCCCAGTTGTCCTTGAATTAAAGGAAAATGCTTCAAATGGGGGTGGAATAAAGCAACACCACGTACGTGATGACCCGAGGTACATGTGGCAAAAGGTGGAATGAACAATGGCATATTTTACATGATTTAAGAGACGCTCACCTCGTCATATGCTGAAGCCCCTGAAACAACGATATTCGGTCGAAAATTTCTTACCGCTACTGGTTCGGCAAGTCTCTCATTAAGATCGGCTAGTGATGCCGTATTGAAAAGAGAGCATGGCGCATCCGTGAAGCTACGCTAAAAACGGAAAGTTATTTCTACATGTTATGGAAAAGCGTTGAAATAAAAGGAACTtatgaaaaacaaacaaacttgATTATGGCATTCAGGTGTATTTCCTCTGTATAATAATCGTAGCCCATCTTTCTTTAGATATTTCGAGAACCATGAACCAGCTTGGTCACCGCAATCAGTACCTTTGAATAGTTCGCCATAAATCCTATAAAAAATTCCGAATAAGTTAATGCATCGGTATTGTTAAGATTACTCTCTCTCGTACTCGATATGCTTAAAACGTAAAACTACCTACATGCAGTCAATTAGTGTTCTAGGTGAAGAATTGACTTCAAGAGGTAAGACTAATGTAGGCATCTCTGGAGCGTCTAGATGCATACATTGCCCGTGCAAACTCGGAACTATCAGACCCATGAGAGGCACTGTCCTCATATCAATATGACGATACTTATTGTTGCttcgtaccaccaaaaacaGCCTAAAAATTGCAGCGTcgtttaatttaaaaaaaatatttggaaaGAAGACGTTGAAGTATATGCAAAGTAAAACTTATATGTTTTCAAATGTCCCCAAAACAGCATGAACTTTTTAATAATTTGgtgaaaaatcatggatttTACCATGTTTTCGGCACGAAACAAATCTTTTGTCATTTCAATTGGTACCATAATGaatagatttgaaaaaaatatattgtgATAAGATATTGATGATTATTAAGTAGGATGCAGCGCACCTGTCCCTGATATTGCTAGATTCTAGTCCAAGATCGGTTACAATTGCACTTGTGACTGAAACTCCCCTGCAAGATTTAACCGGGTACACAAATAGCGCCAACACCTCCCCGACCTTCTCCAGCCGTTTCCAGGCAAGTTGTCGAATCCAGTTCAATACACCAACTTTGACAGCCGAAGCGACCAACAGAGAAACGAAAACACAACCAGTACCTTCCTTAACAACCTCCATCCTCGCGATTGAAACAAATACGTATTTGCAAATACGTGTATGTACCAACCTGAAAATTAGAATTTCTGAACCATTCCATTATAATCATAATACCGATGAAATCTGTGACATTCCGAGCAAACAGCTGTCCATAAAACGGATTCAAACGCGGtaatttttaaatgaaaatattttattaattttcctTTTGTCATGATCTTTCACAttctttatttgaaaatgtctgaAAAACTTTGTAGTGATGGTTTAATCCTTTTTGGCAGTGAATCTTGTATCTAGAACCCAACGCACCGTGAGCAACAGAACTGTGGTAGAACACTCGGTTTATACGAGAATGTGTCAGCGCCATTGAACACCTGTTCAATTAAAGAGGATTAGGGAACGTCAAATACACTGACACAGTGAAATAAAATCTACCAAATTATGGAAAGGATAATTTCATCCAAGCAATATCGTCATACAGTTTTCAAAATGCATATGGAATTATTGAGGATTTAGACTAAATGATAGCCCTCATttcaatcattatcaataacaacaatgaataaaacttaaatttatgatctaaatcttcagatcttaacaATCACAAATTTTGACACAACAGAATACAACAGAGCCcaaaaacttcaaatttcGAGTACTATGGCTATAAAGAACTTACATAGCGCATGGTTCCCTAGTTATATAGAGATCATAGCTAGTACAGAGATAAGGTAAACTATCATCTTTACTTGAGACATCATAATCAGCACTCAAAGGAGGTCTGTAATGAAGTGGTTTATCTGAAAGCACAAGATAACACATAAAATGCCAATATTTCTGAACACACACAACAAAAACATTCTTTATTTCAGGTATGTATTTACCTATTGTAATATCATTATAAGCCCCTCCACCTTGAGAACGAGCCACAAGATCAATAGCTACCATTGTGCAGTGGTGTAAAATGTTCTCATGTCGTAAGTCAGTAGCAACTGCTATCACTTCATCACACGATGGATCAACCACCACGGCTCCAATTCCCTGAACCagtgaaaatgataaaatgttttgacAAGTTTTGAAGGTTTATAACCTTTGAAGGTTTTTTCAAAGATCAAAAATCAATGTCCATGGGTTGGATATATCAGGATTGATAATACTAAGTTCAAACAGTCAAAAGAAATTCCAGCAATCAAAAAACATACCAATTGTTTACCTTCAGCATGTTGAGAAACATCGATAGCAAGTTGCATATGATTCCCAATTCGTTTCAGCTCCAATTCAGTAAATGATTCACATCGAATGATTTTTTCTAGCCTACGTATAAAATCAATCCGCACAACAAATCACcactttcaataattcatagaAATCTGCAGGACTAAAATTAGCGAATGCTTAATTTCTCAAGGAGACATTTTCGCTTTTCAAATGTTCTCATACTCACACCTTGTCTTCATGAAAACTAGTCGGCCAATATTTTGAACAGTTTTCAAATTGTGTCCTAGTTATAGGCGGCTTCATTGGGACGTggacaattttcaataaacccAGTTCAGCAATTATGTCCTTAGCTTTAATCAAGTCATGAATATTCTTAATTTCTCTTGACATCAGTTCAGTTAAACATaacaatacatatatttctgcaagacgaaataaaaatacatacaaaaatataattttatttcatcatcaacaaATGATGTAACGTCATATAATCGTTTCGAGCCTTACCTCCATTTTTACCTTTCTTCACACGTTTCAGATGACCAATTTTCCCCAATGGAAATTCACAACTTAAATACCTACAATTCAGAAAGCAGCATATATGACACATGGAATATAGGAGAAGGAACAATCATTCTGTTAACACTTACTTGACAAGTTTTGATAGTGATTTTGCATCATTTACAGTACACGTGTAAGCCTTGGCTGAAACATAAATTAAGCAAATTCAAGGGTAATTAAATTTAACGATCTTATAGTACATTAATGGTTGAACCAGATACCCAAAATTTTACGAAGACTATGCTGATACCTAATTCCACATCTTCCGAAATCTCATCAGCTAGAATGGGCTTAGGTGGCAGCATTAAGGTTACATTATTCTCTGTCGAGGAGGGCAAGTCACTATCATCATCGGTACTTCCAATTACTACAGTATGATTACTAGTAGCTGTCAGTGCTGGCATATCGCccttcaattttttcaaaggCGGCCCTGCCATGGCATTTCTGAAAAGAAAAGTGATATAAGCCAGATGGGTAATTCGACCAACAAACAGTAAATAGCGCTTCCAACAGATATAAAACGGAGGGActtaattatgaataaattgaacgCAGCTTTAAATATGTTATCTTGTCTCTTTTAAATTGTATGTGTAACTCTTGTAAATTCTATTCGGCtattctgtgaaatcttttgACGTCTTTTTCTCTTCCtttattgtttttaatactaCTTGTAAGTTTTATTGCTagttgttgaattgaattaattgtGGTCCCGGTCGCATCACCTTTTTCTTTTACACATTATTGAGTTAAAGGAGGTTTAATTTCAGTTCCCAGGTTAACGCAAGCATTAAaccggtaaaagtgcagatccgcacctctcgtgattgacgcaatctactGAATGACAGTATCCAGGCTAAAtctttctagtgaagatatatTAAAATTAACCAACGGCAAAGtatgaattgctgatgacattttcaatctgaaacgatatttaatgtaattgattgaaccgtttacgcggagaggtgcagatctgcacttttaccatTAAACcatttctaaaaatatatcaattacCGTAGCTCTCGATAACGATCCACTGAAACGGGGAATTGATACAAACAcggataaaaatgaataaaatttggTTGATTTGAACTAGTGTTGGGTCGTACTATTTAGAGACAGATACGGTACAAAGGCaatattttttggaaaattggtTTTCCAAAAAATACTATGCTGGAGATATTCCATAGGATTGAAATTGTCGTTTCTATCCGAACGCTATTCTTAGTTCTGACAATTCGATAGTAGAGAATGGGGGGCATAGAATTTTGTCGATCAACGTTTCAGCAATAAAGTTGATGTGCTCGCTCCAGTTCAGGTGCCCGCGACGTAACTCCTCCATGTTTCTACAGAACGTTTGGAAATATTAATTACTGGGTGATGAATTTTTGACAACTAAATCTGAAGCTTGTTAGATTATGGTGAGTATTTAGAATATCGTAAAGTATAGTTCATTTGTTCAAGTTCGACAAGTttttaagaataaatcaaaAGGCTTTACTGCTACTTGAATGAGCGAGAATGGGAAGGAATGAGAGTGACAAGTCACCAACAACAAGAAAGAAGTGTCAGTCAGCAGTGAGTCAGTTGGACATGGCACAGAATCAGAAGAGAGTCAGTAGTTAGTGACTGAGTGACAATCTACCTGACTTCAAACCTAACCCCAACATGGCCATATGTTTCTGCCGCCACTGCCTTTTTCACACATTTGATTCCTCTAGCctataatgaatatctatttctacatttaaacgAACGTTGTTGGGCACCCTTAAATGTAGCTCATTCGAGTTCGAATTTTCTTCCTTTGTGATTGATGTAAAGCCGAGCTGTAGGTCTCAAAATGAACAGAACCACAATGCCAAAAGAAAGTGAAACAAGA
It includes:
- the LOC141912294 gene encoding putative inactive tRNA-specific adenosine deaminase-like protein 3 isoform X1, which gives rise to MAGPPLKKLKGDMPALTATSNHTVVIGSTDDDSDLPSSTENNVTLMLPPKPILADEISEDVELAKAYTCTVNDAKSLSKLVKYLSCEFPLGKIGHLKRVKKGKNGEIYVLLCLTELMSREIKNIHDLIKAKDIIAELGLLKIVHVPMKPPITRTQFENCSKYWPTSFHEDKVLEKIIRCESFTELELKRIGNHMQLAIDVSQHAEGKQLGIGAVVVDPSCDEVIAVATDLRHENILHHCTMVAIDLVARSQGGGAYNDITIGKYIPEIKNVFVVCVQKYWHFMCYLVLSDKPLHYRPPLSADYDVSSKDDSLPYLCTSYDLYITREPCAMCSMALTHSRINRVFYHSSVAHGALGSRYKIHCQKGLNHHYKVFQTFSNKECERS
- the LOC141912294 gene encoding putative inactive tRNA-specific adenosine deaminase-like protein 3 isoform X3; translation: MAGPPLKKLKGDMPALTATSNHTVVIGSTDDDSDLPSSTENNVTLMLPPKPILADEISEDVELAKAYTCTVNDAKSLSKLVKYLSCEFPLGKIGHLKRVKKAKDIIAELGLLKIVHVPMKPPITRTQFENCSKYWPTSFHEDKVLEKIIRCESFTELELKRIGNHMQLAIDVSQHAEGKQLGIGAVVVDPSCDEVIAVATDLRHENILHHCTMVAIDLVARSQGGGAYNDITIGKYIPEIKNVFVVCVQKYWHFMCYLVLSDKPLHYRPPLSADYDVSSKDDSLPYLCTSYDLYITREPCAMCSMALTHSRINRVFYHSSVAHGALGSRYKIHCQKGLNHHYKVFQTFSNKECERS
- the LOC141905835 gene encoding mitochondrial amidoxime reducing component 2-like; this translates as MEVVKEGTGCVFVSLLVASAVKVGVLNWIRQLAWKRLEKVGEVLALFVYPVKSCRGVSVTSAIVTDLGLESSNIRDRLFLVVRSNNKYRHIDMRTVPLMGLIVPSLHGQCMHLDAPEMPTLVLPLEVNSSPRTLIDCMIYGELFKGTDCGDQAGSWFSKYLKKDGLRLLYRGNTPECHNQRSFTDAPCSLFNTASLADLNERLAEPVAVRNFRPNIVVSGASAYDEDNWDEVIIGKVHFQRIDSCLRCIMINVDPETGLKNRSNQPLKTLLEYRLDPVEKYAVFGSLLQLISHPGKICVGDAVYVMRKT
- the LOC141912294 gene encoding putative inactive tRNA-specific adenosine deaminase-like protein 3 isoform X2, producing the protein MAGPPLKKLKGDMPALTATSNHTVVIGSTDDDSDLPSSTENNVTLMLPPKPILADEISEDVELAKAYTCTVNDAKSLSKLVKYLSCEFPLGKIGHLKRVKKGKNGEIYVLLCLTELMSREIKNIHDLIKAKDIIAELGLLKIVHVPMKPPITRTQFENCSKYWPTSFHEDKVLEKIIRCESFTELELKRIGNHMQLAIDVSQHAEGKQLGIGAVVVDPSCDEVIAVATDLRHENILHHCTMVAIDLVARSQGGGAYNDITIDKPLHYRPPLSADYDVSSKDDSLPYLCTSYDLYITREPCAMCSMALTHSRINRVFYHSSVAHGALGSRYKIHCQKGLNHHYKVFQTFSNKECERS